Within Spinacia oleracea cultivar Varoflay chromosome 4, BTI_SOV_V1, whole genome shotgun sequence, the genomic segment ATATGAAATTATAATCTTTTTTTTTACATAACCTTTAACTCACAAATCATTTGACAATGGTATATCTTACcgaatttgcaaaattaaaaTACTTAACAATAACCCCTCATTTATAAGCAATTAGAAGTATAGAGTACAAAGGATAGTATTTGACTATTTGATGTTAATAATTTGTACAACAATATCGAAAACCattataataagtaatataatgatcttatacaataaaaaagaaatcaTGTTAATTAAGCCATAAATCTATaaaaacaacataaaaaaacaaataaaggaaATAAACAACGAACATTGAACCCGTTGAGGGTGTCATTCAATTCGATCTCTACATGTATGTTTCACTCCAACTTCCTTTTCTTAAGGTAGGGAAGTGAGCTCCAACTATATTTTTTATACTATAAACCTTAATTAACTGTAATTAACCACCATGCCTCACATGCCTAATCCCAAAATTAGAAGCATAATAAGAGCATTTTTTAAGTAACGAAACATCGCACTTAGACAACCTTTCTCTTATTTCACGTATATGTGTGCCAAAATTTGATCTGCACAATTCGGATTGACACGATATGTTTGATTTAAGAATCTAATGTGTAGATCGACTTTGTTTCTGAGTTTCTCGTCCATGTCGTCCTTGATCGGATTTAACTTTTCATATAGTTAGTCGACCTTGGAGGGTGTTCTTGGTTCTGCATCACATTCATTAttacaaaaattatttttctatttttatgtAACAAATACATAATTGTAACAAATATTTAAAACCAAATTAAATTAAGCCAAATTGCTAATGAAATGTGATAGAGGTTTACCTAATCCAACAGCTTCTGAGCTCTTCATAAGCCGAATTCTTTTGCATGATTCAGCAAACATACTGCTCAAATCACAAATGAATATAATTAAcatcaattattaattataataaagtacaataacattttaaaataaagaataattttaataatatataaaaaaaaaaaacttacttcCAAGGAACATCTCCAACCATCATCCAATCACCATCTTTGTCCTCATAAGTTGGTACATAATCAGATCCATTCACAGGGTCCATTAATTTTCCATCATTAAAGAAATTACCtgtaaaatatattttgtttagTCATAAAATACAGCACAAATTACAAATAGGAAATGGAGATTTGAACATGTGACTTATCGTAAGATGACTTACGGATAGTGAAGGAAGAAAACATATCTTCCAAACCCTTTAAGAGTTCTTGATAAGTATTGTATAATTCAAGATCCACTTTCCTAAGATATGGAGCTCCATCAACTGCAACCTTTACATATTTGTAACTCTTCATCACATTCTTCCTACTTGCTCTCACTGGTGGCCACCCTACCAATTGTGTCCTGCCACATCAACACATGATTTATTAACGTTAGTCATTTTACAACCTGAGCCATAACTAACTTAGTACCAACACTGAATATGTTAGTACCAATAACACAAAATTACAAATAACTCGTACTGGTACATCAGTACTACACTGTACTAATCAGTACCAGTACCAGTACCAATAAGAGTTACTTGCGTTCATTCTGAACACAAGCTACTTCTGACATAGATTTCCTCGGACTGAGCTTGGATTAGAAGCAAAtccaatataaaaaataaaaattaaattaaataaatgagaAAAGTAACAAGTTCTTACTTGGAAGGAGGAGGGGGTTTAGGAGCATTAGATTGCTTAATTTGTTCATAATCACCATTTCTAGCAACTTTATTGCAATTAGAATCATCACGGCCAAGGTTCAAATCCAAAGTATCCGAATACCGCCTTTTAATAACCGATTTTTCTTCCAAAATTTGCACTTTTTCTCCTGGTAATCTAAGAGAT encodes:
- the LOC110787753 gene encoding auxin-responsive protein IAA1, with product MENQEVSTMDFKETELSLRLPGEKVQILEEKSVIKRRYSDTLDLNLGRDDSNCNKVARNGDYEQIKQSNAPKPPPPSKTQLVGWPPVRASRKNVMKSYKYVKVAVDGAPYLRKVDLELYNTYQELLKGLEDMFSSFTIRNFFNDGKLMDPVNGSDYVPTYEDKDGDWMMVGDVPWNMFAESCKRIRLMKSSEAVGLEPRTPSKVD